CTACCAAAGGAGACGAGCAGGAAGTAACTATGCACCACGGTATCCGCCTGCATGGTGCCATGGATAAACTGGACTTGGAGCGCTGTTGCCGGGAACATAACATTCAATTACTGGTAGACGCTGCCCACCCCTTTGCCATACAACTACACCAGACCGTAGAGAAAGTAGCCCATACCCTGAACCTGCTTGTCATCCGATTCGAACGTATTTATCCGCCACGCGATGAAGAGCACATCACCTGGTGCGATGATTTTGAAGATGCCATCCGGCAAATCAGGAAAGAAGATATCTTCACCCTCCTGGCACTGACAGGGGTACAAAGCATTGCCAAGCTAAAGCCCCTCTGGCAGGAAAGTGCCTGTTGCTACTTTCGTATCCTTAACCGTGAGAGCTCCCGCCGCCTGGCCGAACGTGAAGGTTTTCCCAAAAAATATCTGCATTACTACCATGCAGGCGAAGACGAACGCATCCTGTTACAGCGACTTCACCCCGAAGCCATATTGATAAAGGAAAGCGGACTTTCCGGAGGATTCAATGAAAAAGTGGAAGCTGCCCTTCAGGAAGGTATCCGCATTTTTGCAATCCGTCGTCCGCCAATGCCCGGAAGTTTTATGATAGTGAACGGTGAACATGGCCTACGCCGGATGATTGAAAAGCATCTGCCCGATTTTTACCCTTTGCGTAGTGGTCTGACTACGGGTATCTGTGCAGCCGCGGCCGCTGTAGCTGCAACCTGGGATATTTTCAATGTTCAACGCCAGCCCCGACCCGAAGAATTCCCTGTTATTCTCCCTAACGGAGAAACCATTTATGTTCCCGTCGAAGAGCAAGAACTCTACCCGCATCCCAGCTGTGTAAACGATGACTGGAGGCTGGAGGCAGATGCCACTGTCATCAAAGATGCAGGTGATGACCCCGATGTAACCAATGGCATGCAAATCAAGGCCAATGTTGCCGTGCCTTTCCGTTTTGACGATCCAACACCCGCAGAACTTGGTGCTGATGATTATACCGTTATTGTCTGTGGAGGCGAAGGTGTAGGCATTGTTACCCTATCGGGTTTAGGACTGGAAGTGGGAGGACCTGCCATCAACGTTACTCCCCGCAAAATGATTGAAAACAATGTAAAGGCATGCCTTCAACGACTTGGCATTTCCAAACAACCCAATCCTTTTGCCGTCACTATTTCCGTGCCGGGTGGCGAAGAGATAGCCCGGCGGACTTTTAATCCCCGTCTGGGTATAGAGGGTGGTATTTCTATCATCGGAACTTCGGGTATCGTGAAACCTTTTTCTTCCGAAGCATTTATAGATTCCATCCGCAAATCTATGGAAGTAGGTCGAGCAACAGGA
The nucleotide sequence above comes from Bacteroides intestinalis DSM 17393. Encoded proteins:
- the cbiD gene encoding cobalt-precorrin-5B (C(1))-methyltransferase CbiD, encoding MILILGGTTEGRIAARTLEEAGKPFYYSTKGDEQEVTMHHGIRLHGAMDKLDLERCCREHNIQLLVDAAHPFAIQLHQTVEKVAHTLNLLVIRFERIYPPRDEEHITWCDDFEDAIRQIRKEDIFTLLALTGVQSIAKLKPLWQESACCYFRILNRESSRRLAEREGFPKKYLHYYHAGEDERILLQRLHPEAILIKESGLSGGFNEKVEAALQEGIRIFAIRRPPMPGSFMIVNGEHGLRRMIEKHLPDFYPLRSGLTTGICAAAAAVAATWDIFNVQRQPRPEEFPVILPNGETIYVPVEEQELYPHPSCVNDDWRLEADATVIKDAGDDPDVTNGMQIKANVAVPFRFDDPTPAELGADDYTVIVCGGEGVGIVTLSGLGLEVGGPAINVTPRKMIENNVKACLQRLGISKQPNPFAVTISVPGGEEIARRTFNPRLGIEGGISIIGTSGIVKPFSSEAFIDSIRKSMEVGRATGSPRIVLNSGAKSEKYVRGYYPELPVQAFIHYGNFIGDTIKIAADLEIKAVTLGIMIGKAVKLAEGNLDTHSKQVTMNKDFLREVALSTGCGGETLAVIEKITLARELWTLLSAEDLQAFCSRLLELCHQYCDPLLPEGELTILLISEEGKIIT